One Deltaproteobacteria bacterium DNA window includes the following coding sequences:
- a CDS encoding type II toxin-antitoxin system HicA family toxin, translating into MKSGEIIQRLKKDGWILHHKKGDHHQFKHPEKPGKVTVPHPNKDLPVGTLRNIYRQAGWQWR; encoded by the coding sequence ATGAAAAGTGGGGAAATTATACAACGGTTGAAGAAGGATGGGTGGATTCTCCATCATAAAAAAGGAGACCATCATCAATTCAAGCATCCTGAAAAACCAGGTAAGGTGACAGTTCCTCATCCAAATAAGGATCTCCCTGTCGGCACTCTTCGAAATATTTACCGGCAGGCGGGCTGGCAATGGAGGTGA
- a CDS encoding phage Gp37/Gp68 family protein has translation MTTRSTIEWTEQSWNPCTGCTKVSPGCQNCFAERMALRLKAMGMKGYANGFTLTVHPDRLNAPLLRRKPTVYFVNSMSDVFHKAVPDDFIDRIFAVMAQTPRHIYQLLTKRADRMARFLSSREVPKNVWIGVTVENREHGLPRMATLKTIDAPVRFLCMEPLLEDLGDLDLAGIHWVIVGGESGPRARPMKPAWVQSIKDQCDLGQVPFFFKQWGVWGPDGKRRSRKANGRHLLGRTWDEMPALAGSVSATQRKESD, from the coding sequence GTGACGACGCGGAGCACCATCGAATGGACCGAGCAGAGCTGGAACCCATGTACCGGGTGCACCAAGGTGTCGCCGGGCTGTCAGAACTGCTTTGCGGAGAGGATGGCCCTGCGTCTGAAAGCCATGGGCATGAAAGGGTACGCGAACGGGTTCACCCTGACGGTCCATCCCGATAGACTGAACGCCCCCCTGTTGCGCCGGAAACCGACTGTCTACTTTGTCAATTCCATGAGCGATGTGTTTCACAAGGCCGTGCCGGACGATTTTATCGACCGGATATTCGCCGTCATGGCACAGACGCCCCGGCACATCTATCAGCTGCTCACCAAGCGGGCCGACAGGATGGCCCGCTTCCTGTCCTCCAGAGAGGTCCCGAAAAACGTCTGGATCGGTGTGACCGTGGAAAACCGGGAACACGGTCTCCCAAGGATGGCGACCCTCAAAACCATCGATGCCCCGGTCCGATTCCTCTGCATGGAGCCCCTGCTGGAGGACCTGGGGGATCTCGATCTTGCCGGCATCCATTGGGTGATCGTGGGCGGAGAATCCGGGCCCCGCGCCAGACCCATGAAACCCGCGTGGGTGCAATCAATCAAAGACCAGTGCGATTTGGGGCAGGTCCCCTTTTTTTTCAAACAATGGGGCGTCTGGGGACCGGACGGCAAGCGGCGATCCAGAAAGGCCAACGGGAGACACCTCCTCGGCCGGACCTGGGATGAGATGCCGGCACTGGCGGGGTCGGTCTCTGCGACGCAGCGAAAAGAGAGTGATTGA
- a CDS encoding type II toxin-antitoxin system HicB family antitoxin translates to MKYAVVIHKDENSDYGVTFPDLPGCFSAGETIEEALANAQEAAECHIEGILIDSEPIPVSTNIERHKENPDFKGGIWAIVEVDLSKLSLKSKRINITMPERLLTSLDYFAKKHGETRSGILAQAATEYMASRQ, encoded by the coding sequence ATGAAATACGCGGTAGTAATCCACAAAGATGAAAATTCGGATTATGGCGTTACGTTTCCGGACTTGCCGGGTTGTTTTTCCGCAGGGGAAACAATTGAAGAGGCTTTAGCCAATGCCCAGGAAGCCGCCGAGTGTCACATTGAAGGCATTCTGATTGACTCGGAACCCATCCCGGTTTCTACAAATATTGAGAGGCACAAAGAAAACCCTGATTTTAAAGGCGGCATATGGGCAATCGTTGAAGTAGATCTGAGTAAATTGTCCCTCAAGTCAAAAAGGATTAATATCACCATGCCGGAAAGGTTGCTGACTTCATTGGATTATTTTGCCAAAAAGCATGGTGAAACCCGATCCGGCATCTTGGCTCAAGCAGCAACTGAATACATGGCTTCTCGTCAGTAA
- a CDS encoding DUF4919 domain-containing protein, giving the protein MKKTKKTANHRKVKRRQPTARRMAAPASKRSQQRDDAKVMDLISYSITYDPIDDEYSHLVPAKIEKEISELYLLSVEKPKEAIPRLEELRGLYPEHPRICNYLAGAYSHVGDSNKMIEIVEENYRRNPGYLFAKMNYAEICLQRGETEKIPEIVEHKFDLKLLYPERNAFHVTEAVSFFGLLGLYFMEINELKRAESMLTMLEDLDEDAHMTRRLRKRISRAKRFRRLKDLLGGGR; this is encoded by the coding sequence ATGAAAAAGACAAAAAAAACGGCAAATCATCGAAAGGTAAAACGCAGACAGCCCACGGCAAGACGGATGGCTGCACCGGCATCCAAGAGGAGCCAACAGAGAGATGACGCCAAGGTCATGGATTTAATAAGTTATTCAATTACATACGATCCGATCGACGATGAGTATTCGCATCTGGTACCAGCAAAAATCGAGAAAGAAATCAGCGAGCTCTATCTTTTGTCAGTTGAAAAACCCAAGGAAGCCATCCCTCGACTGGAGGAATTAAGGGGCCTCTATCCCGAACACCCGCGTATCTGCAATTATCTGGCCGGGGCCTATTCACATGTCGGGGATTCAAATAAGATGATTGAAATCGTTGAGGAAAACTACCGAAGAAATCCCGGATACCTATTCGCCAAAATGAATTATGCAGAGATTTGCCTGCAAAGGGGTGAAACTGAAAAGATACCAGAAATAGTGGAACATAAGTTCGATCTGAAGCTCCTTTACCCGGAAAGAAACGCCTTTCACGTAACGGAGGCCGTCTCCTTTTTCGGCCTGCTTGGACTCTATTTCATGGAGATCAATGAATTGAAAAGGGCAGAAAGCATGCTGACAATGCTGGAAGACCTTGACGAGGATGCTCACATGACCAGACGACTCAGGAAACGCATCTCAAGAGCAAAGCGATTTCGACGACTTAAAGACCTGCTTGGCGGTGGACGGTGA
- a CDS encoding tetratricopeptide repeat protein, which produces MNTERFERKLTAILSADVKGYSRLMRADEDETVRTLTAYRRAIARLVVKYRGRVVDSPGDNLLAEFGSGLDAVNCAVEIQRELAERNEELTPERKMEFRIGVNSGDVIQEGERIYGDGVNIAARVEGLAAGGGISISGTVYDSIEGKLGLEFEYQGEHEVKNIDKPIRVYRILSYPGAAAHRVIKAKRAVGKTWRNVVLSIVVVLILGGGALAVWHSYLRPSPTKVEVASKKAPAPKSSDKTPIPVSDEPSIAVLPFANISGDPKEDYLSDGITEQIITALSKTPRMLVIARNSVFTYKGKPVMVQQVSEELGVRYVLEGSVQKSGDKLRITAQLIDARTGNHLWSERYDRDLKDLFALQDGITKNVITALQVKLTEGETASGLGKGTKNLEAYLKLLKGRYHHLRFNKNDNEIARRLYGEAIALDPNYARPYVLLAWTYFHEAEFGWTKTPGKSYEKAVELAKKPLSLNEQSPRAYMVLANVYAKTGQFDKAVAAQKKALALDPASSLINAFSGNALFSAGKFKEAIPFFEKAIRIDPKHPSWYLSPLGGAYFWTGQYEKAIAIAKKGVSHAPKNADAHAYLGVALIAAGKPEEAVGMLDKALSLNPDSLGWYSPGWYAGNLAVARACTGQTEEAITTMQEVFNRNPKDAESCRNLSWVLILTGRHEEALSMAKKSISLRPKPEREPFVYETLGFSYLVMGQYEEAIAAFKKAIDLWPDFLSSHIGLTASYSLSGRMEDAGAEAEEILRINPRTSLESIGKYGWYNFQRATKERLIDALQKAGLK; this is translated from the coding sequence ATGAACACAGAAAGATTTGAGCGCAAACTGACCGCTATCCTAAGCGCCGATGTCAAAGGGTACAGTCGTCTCATGAGGGCCGATGAGGATGAGACTGTCCGGACGCTCACGGCTTACCGAAGGGCTATCGCCAGGCTTGTCGTGAAATACCGCGGGAGGGTGGTGGATTCTCCGGGCGATAATCTCCTGGCCGAATTTGGGAGTGGTTTAGATGCGGTGAATTGCGCTGTAGAGATTCAGCGGGAACTCGCCGAGCGAAATGAGGAGTTAACCCCTGAGCGCAAGATGGAATTTCGCATCGGTGTCAACTCAGGGGATGTTATTCAGGAAGGAGAACGGATCTACGGGGACGGTGTCAACATCGCAGCGAGAGTCGAGGGCTTGGCTGCAGGGGGAGGGATTTCCATCTCTGGGACGGTGTATGACAGCATTGAGGGTAAGCTGGGATTGGAGTTTGAGTATCAGGGGGAGCACGAGGTCAAGAATATTGACAAACCGATACGAGTGTATCGAATTCTATCTTATCCTGGCGCAGCCGCTCACAGAGTTATAAAGGCGAAAAGGGCTGTAGGAAAAACATGGCGTAATGTTGTCTTGTCAATAGTCGTTGTCCTTATTCTGGGTGGAGGGGCCTTGGCAGTCTGGCACTCTTACTTACGTCCCTCACCTACTAAGGTGGAGGTTGCCTCCAAAAAAGCCCCTGCTCCTAAGTCATCCGACAAGACGCCAATACCTGTATCTGATGAGCCCTCTATCGCAGTTCTCCCTTTTGCCAACATCAGCGGCGACCCAAAGGAAGACTATCTGAGTGACGGGATCACTGAACAGATTATCACGGCGCTGTCCAAAACACCACGGATGTTGGTGATTGCCCGCAATTCGGTCTTTACCTACAAAGGCAAGCCCGTGATGGTGCAGCAGGTCAGCGAGGAGCTGGGTGTGCGGTATGTGCTGGAGGGAAGTGTTCAAAAATCGGGAGACAAACTGCGGATCACGGCCCAGCTCATTGATGCCAGGACAGGGAATCACCTATGGTCGGAACGCTACGACCGGGACCTGAAAGACCTGTTTGCCCTCCAGGATGGTATCACGAAGAACGTGATAACGGCCTTGCAGGTTAAACTAACAGAGGGAGAGACTGCGTCTGGTTTAGGCAAAGGCACAAAAAACCTGGAGGCATACCTGAAATTGTTGAAGGGGCGATACCATCATTTGCGCTTTAATAAAAATGATAATGAGATAGCCCGACGGTTATATGGAGAGGCCATTGCATTGGACCCCAATTATGCCCGCCCATATGTACTATTGGCCTGGACTTATTTCCATGAAGCCGAGTTTGGATGGACCAAAACCCCTGGAAAATCATATGAGAAGGCTGTAGAACTGGCAAAGAAGCCACTCTCCCTTAATGAACAAAGCCCCCGAGCTTACATGGTGTTAGCCAATGTGTATGCTAAGACAGGGCAATTTGACAAGGCTGTGGCTGCGCAAAAAAAAGCCTTAGCCCTCGATCCCGCCAGCTCTCTTATAAACGCCTTCTCTGGCAATGCTCTGTTCAGTGCGGGCAAGTTCAAGGAAGCTATTCCATTTTTTGAGAAGGCGATCCGTATAGACCCCAAACACCCAAGCTGGTACCTCTCTCCATTGGGCGGGGCCTATTTCTGGACAGGCCAGTATGAGAAGGCTATTGCGATAGCTAAAAAAGGGGTCAGTCACGCGCCTAAGAACGCTGACGCACATGCCTATTTAGGGGTTGCTCTTATTGCTGCAGGCAAGCCGGAGGAAGCCGTTGGGATGCTTGACAAAGCGTTGAGCCTGAACCCGGATAGTCTAGGTTGGTACAGTCCAGGTTGGTACGCAGGCAACTTAGCCGTTGCCCGTGCCTGCACGGGACAAACTGAGGAAGCCATTACAACGATGCAGGAAGTGTTTAATCGTAACCCTAAAGATGCTGAATCCTGCCGTAATTTGTCATGGGTTCTGATCCTTACAGGGCGGCACGAGGAAGCCCTTTCGATGGCTAAAAAATCAATAAGCCTCAGACCTAAGCCTGAACGTGAACCGTTTGTCTATGAGACTTTAGGTTTTTCATATCTTGTGATGGGCCAGTATGAAGAGGCGATCGCAGCATTTAAGAAAGCGATCGATCTTTGGCCTGACTTTTTGTCTTCGCACATTGGTTTGACAGCATCTTATAGCCTGTCAGGCCGTATGGAAGACGCTGGTGCTGAAGCCGAAGAGATTCTGAGAATAAATCCGAGAACCTCTTTGGAGAGTATTGGTAAGTATGGTTGGTATAATTTTCAGAGGGCCACCAAGGAACGCTTAATCGACGCTCTGCAGAAGGCTGGTTTGAAGTGA